One region of Juglans microcarpa x Juglans regia isolate MS1-56 chromosome 7S, Jm3101_v1.0, whole genome shotgun sequence genomic DNA includes:
- the LOC121241604 gene encoding uncharacterized protein LOC121241604: MTQKSNLFKGQHKKKSVPPNRHGKVPQIRKGKRYVKPSKITKEMDVDRELSKFINHCNEVKAATAANKDGGQLSIVKTPAESSAGEKK; the protein is encoded by the exons atgacgcAGAAATCAAACCTTTTCAAAGGCCAACACAAGAAGAAATCCGTCCCTCCCAACCGCCATGGCAAAGTCCCTCAAATCCGCAAAG GGAAAAGATATGTGAAGCCATCCAAGATTACCAAGGAGATGGATGTTGATCGT GAGCTGAGCAAGTTTATTAATCACTGCAATGAGGTCAAAGCAGCCACTGCAGCTAACAAGGATGGTGGCCAACTAAGTATTGTCAAAACACCTGCAGAGTCAAGTGCTGGCGAGAAGAAATAG